GGGAAACAcagcattccaggattcccaCCTGCTGCTATTTGTGTTGGCACATTCCTGGGAGGAACCCAGCCTTCTCCTGAGTGGGGGAGAGGAACAGGCAAACAGCCTAAAAACGGAGCAACCTGCTGGTCACTGGTTGGGCAAGAGAGGATTCTTCCCCTAAGCTGGCTGTCCTTGCTCAGCAGCATTCTTAGAGATCTctgctctttcccttccctgctcccaggctgctgggggaCTGGGACAAAGAGCCTTTTGTTCACCCTGATTAAAACAACACTGGAAATTAATTGGAAGCTGCATGAGAGGAGGAAAGGGCTACCTCAGCTTTGGCAAAGTATGACACCTGACATGGCTACAACAGGTAGTAACAGGCAACCAGAGCCTTGTTTAACGCTGCAAAGTTAAAAACTTAAAATACAATTTCCAGTAGataaacagataaaataattttaatctcTCTCAAAATCTTAATTATGCTAAAATATCCATTACAATTCAGCTCCTGCACAATCTCTTTggtaagaatttaattttatttttaccatgTCCTTAGAGAGcctgaatttttcattttccaggatTGTTTTCCCTCACTTCTCCTAAGAAATCATAGGCCAGCTCTGAGATGTCAAAGGctctgtgggtgttttctgATGACAGCAGGTACTCCAGGGCACCATCTTTCTCCTGGCTCCTCTTCAGGAAGTCATGGATCACCTTCCAGCGAGACAATTCCACCTCCTCCTCAGCCCATCTGTAGCTGGGGAGGGACGTGGAGAAGAGCAGAGGGAACACAGAGTCGTGGTACACCAGGACAAATGCAGCCTTCAGGAATTCTTGATCTCTCTGCAGACAAGAGTGGTGAAAATACCTCAGTGCCAACATGTGGTGTTGTCAAGCACTTTCCAAAGTATTGTacatgggaaaaaaccccaaacaactcATTCCCAGTTCCTAGGAAAACACTGGGAAGAGATCTGACCTTCCTAAACATGCATCCATTATCTTGGATAAGCCTCCAGTATATCCACAAACCTGAACTCTGCCAGCCTTCCCACAAACTACAGGCACTGAGAGCCCCTTGCTGTGGGGTATTTATATTCCTTAAAAGCAGTGCCACAtcctccctgctctggaaaCCCAAACTCCTCTCATTTCCCAGCTGTCCTAGGTGGAGCATGGCTCTGATCCCGCTCCTTGGAGCCAGAGCTGatgctgcccctgggcactgctgtcccACTCTGTGTGCACGGTGTGACCTGTGGGCTCCCCTGTGAAGATCAGCTTGGAAAACCCAGAGACAAAGGATCAGCCTGGTCAATTATCAAACCCATGGGAAAGATCCAAGTCCAGagtgtcccagccccaggagtgctgtgcctggcagggagCGTTTCACAGCTCAGCCTCACGGAGCCACACCAGGGGTGAGCCCTCAGCAATCCTCTCCTGGGAGTGGCACATGCCAGTCAGGTAGAACTGGATGCTtctgggagcccagggagtTGCCAATTCTGTGAGCAGATCTGCTCTCCTCTTGGATGAATGGCCCTGACAAAGCTGCTCTGACTCAGCGGGTGTTTGTTCTGCGTAAACGGGGAGCCATCCTTGTGCATCAATTCAGGAGCATGCACAGGAATGAAATatcccactgctgcttccaggaAATCCAGCACTGAGAGGCAATGGCTTTCTCATTcagttcctgcagctgctctctgtccaGGGGACAGGATGTAGGACAAGGTCAGGGTGAGCCTGGGGACAACCAGGTAAATTCTCCAGCAGTCTTTGTGCCAAAACATGGATCACAACTCTCTGGGGTAGGGAGATCTCAGGAATTTAGGGGGCCTTTTCCCAGGCAGATTGTGGGAGGACTGAAGCTCAGAGTTTGGAGGAGGGAAGATGATTTTGTGGGCATACACAGCCCCTTTTTGTATCCATGACTGTTAGAAGCACATCTTGACAGGGAGCCACTCTGGGTACCAATCTCTAACAGGTAACCCCTAACAACACTGAAATAAAGTTAcaagttaatttaattttcctcctgctcctggtttACTGTTATAAATCTGGGTGAGAAATGTTAAGAACTGCATTTACATATATCTGTTTTCTAAATAGCTGTATGGTGAGAGGAAAAGCTAAGCAGCAATTGcactggcagggagcagctaGATGGAATTACCGTGAATATATGGAAAGAAAAACCTGTGGTTTGTTACCTTCTCAATTCTCTTCaatgttctttctttctctgcccAGGCACtctaaaattaaatgaaaaatcagaGCAAGGCTGGAGAACTTTTCTCCCAGGacaaaagaaaaactcaaaTTCAGCCTGGAAATGCTGACAAGGTAACATACCCGAAGTGCATCCATCAGGTCTGGCTGATCCAGGAGTTGAGGGAAAGTAGCTAGCACAGGATTACAGATTAagtctgaaacagaaaacaaacacattcaAGGCTAAGGAAGAATCAGTTTGCAAAGTATTGGCACATGCAGGTATTCAGCACACCCCTCCTGTCAGGTTATTCCAAAGGGAAAATGAGCTGTGACAGTtctccagagcagggaaggTAGAACTCCCTAAAAACTGTTCTGACTGCAGCCAATCCTCAGTGGCTGAGAGACAGTTAAAGCAGGAGAGGGGACACACAAGCCCCAGTGCTCTTTATTGGGAACATCAGTAAACATGAACCCTTCCTGATTTACCTGCCAGAGGTGTTTTCCCTCATTTCTACACCTGCCTTTTTTACACACAGCTGCAATCGTGCTGCTTGGTTTGGATGTTATGGATAAACACACTTGGGTTCTACCTCAGCCTGGTGTGGCATTTTAGGAGAACCAAGGACCAAGTGCGCAGTGAATTCTCCCAATGGAAATACACATATCCCACTGCACAGGTGTCCTGGTGCTTTTTGGGTCActtccatgagaaatcactctgctcctgtgattattttaattaatgagACTGTGGATAAGATTCCAAGTGACGGAGAGCAGGATTTTGGCTGAAGTGTATTCTTTATCATGTGATTTCAAATATTGAATGTACACTTGTCCCTTCACCTTGAAGCTGATGGTAAGTTTGGTAAACATGAAGCATTTACTAATGCCCAAACATTTCAGGAAAGAGAGCCAGGACTGATGACTTCTGGGAAGGAGCACAGACATTGCCAGTTGTTTATTCCCAAAGTGATGGTGGATTTTGAAATAACAGAAATCTTCTTTTGTTGCACAGCTACCAGAACAACTCCTGGGATAAAGCCTTGCAATGGCTTCACATGGAGTCTGAATCCAAAGGGATGCAATTTAACCCCAGGAGAGGTCATCAGCCTGATCTACTGTCATAAATTATTCAGATCAAATCAGGTAAGTGTGGCACTTTACACCTATATAAATTCATATGTAGTACAGttaagaaatgtaatttttccttatttcaagTTGGTTTTAAAATGGAGAAGGCTATGAACTATCATTAGTTCTGTTGAATAATCAGGGCAAGACACTGAGTTCTAAATCCAGAATTCTCCAACTTTGTCTCTCCCTACTGTCAGtaagtaaataataattaaaaactaaaaataaagatgaTAACTTAGCCTGGGTGCCAAAAACATCTCTTACCAAAGGGGGACCTGGCAAGAACCATTCCCTGGATGAACCTGATCTTCCTGCAGTGCTCACCTGTGCTCTGCATGCTCATCCTGTCCTTCAGGAGGGCATCTCCAAGGATTTGCCGATAAAACACCAGGAGATGGATGTAGCACATGCCCCCAACTAATGTTTCAGGGAGAAAACTGTTGGGAAAATAAGGgacagcagctgaagtgttcACTGCAAACACTGCAGACTCCTCTGGGCTATctagaatattttttcattttatggaAGCACGAGGACTCACTTCAGGATGTCTTTTGAGTGCACACTCGGTGACTTCACCTTCACCAGAAGCACAGGCTGCTTCCTGAGGCTCATAAACTGCTGAAAAaccccagagcctgctgcaggAAGAGACAGCCCAGGTTCACACAGTCAGTTTGAAACAACAGTAACAATTATATTACAAAAATGGGCATTTCTGTGGGTTGAGAACTCTTTTGAGTTTAGTAAGCCTGGTAGCActcagctccccacagccaaGGCAAAAGAAGATAAATAATGAAATGCATGCAAAAATAGAAGACACAAACCCAAGCCAGGCTGTGGGGACTGTTGTGAAAGAGATGCAGCATCAATCATATTATTATGTTTATATTATATTGAAAAGAAGCCAGACCTCTCCTCGATATTGATGGGTCAACCTCAACACCTCTCTCATAGGGAGTTCCACCACTCAGGACCAGCTCATGCATCCTGCCAATAAAGATAAATTTGAAGCCTGTATGATATTGGGAATTCAACTATTTTTGGAATTTAATTGTACTGGGAGGTCAATTCTTTTAAAAGCCATTAACAACATTGTTTCTTTTCCACAgcccaaatatttttcttgcatgGAATTTAGCAATTGTTTCTCTACAATGGTTTTGAGGAATCATCACTTCAACAATTAAAATctttcagatttaaaatttgttaaagaataaTGTAACCCCAGTTCTGCCAAGAGTAAGTCACTGCTGAAACAAGCATGAAATTGAATTTGTAATACCGTCTTACTTAATGAAATAATAgaacaatatttaaaatatgagaCTTAGAAGAGATTTAGAGAGTTCTAGAACAGTAGAGGTGTCCTGTGGGTATTTTTTTGAGCTGTAACCCAGATAAATTCAGAATACATACacactatatatataaatatatatatatatatatatatatatatatatatgtgtgtgtgtgtgtgtgtgtgtgtgtgtctaccAATATTTGGCAAAAACAAAGTCTTGAAAGTCTGAGGTACAATGAATTATTTCTGTCAATAAACAGAAAGTTTTCCtacatttaataaaataaaaatatacacacTTCATTATTCTTTCAGATGACTGGACCCACTAATCATAAATCATAATTCCAAGAGCAGTGAGAGATTCATTCACAATAACTTCCAGGTCTTGGGAACCAGTCTCCCAATTTCCACCTGGGAAAGGGATAATGCAGCAAAGAAGAGCCAGAATCCCAAAGGATTGGGCTGGAtgccccctgccccagcagtgtGTAATTATGAAAGATGGGCTTTACTCTCAGTCTAAACCAGATGTATAAATTACATCTGTGTGTAAAtacagggagagcaggaaaaggcaaCAAACTCACTTGGAAGGAATAGGAATCCCACTGGAAGTGAAAAGCTTCAGAAAggcccagccacagctcagctctcctcTTTCACCTGTtgactagaaaaaaaaagagaaatgtaaattatttgAGCAGCTGACCCAGAATGAGTGACTGAACCACAATTAATTACAGTAACCACATGAAAATTGTTGTAGTTATCCCATTTTCCTCTTTCACCTTTGTGTGTTCAAAAATCACAGTCTGCCTTCTCTGAGGGTCCTTTTTCTGGCTTTACCATCTATTGTCTTACTACCTGTTGTGCTTTCCAGCAGCATATCCCAGATGGACAGGCTCTATCTGTGTAAACTGGAGCTGGAGACCACTGCCCATGCTGCTGAAACAGTTAAAACTTTAGTTTTCCAACTGTACAGGGCATTAGTCTGAAATAAATCACAGAGATGGAAAACTGCAGGAGTGAGGGGAGAACTGGTCCATTGTGATCCCATGGCATGGGATCTTTGgcataaattatttcagtgttgGTACAGGGACACTCATATCCATGAGCCAGGGGGATTTTTGTTCTCTAATTAGGGATATTGTCCcatcagagaatcccagaatggtttgggttggaagggattttaaggatcatcttgttccaccccctgccatgggcagggacatcttccactatccctggttgctccaagccctgtccaacctggccttggacacttacagggatccaggggcagccacagctgctctgggcaagccacagcctccccaccctcacaaaGAAGAATtctttcccaatatcccatctatccctgccctctgATAGTGGGAAGTCATTCCCCCTTCTCCTATCATTACATGAGAttgtgaaaagtccctctccatctttcctgtaggCTCCTTCCAGGTAATCCTATTCTCCAATCCTGTTCTCTAAGGAGGGATATTCTCTAGTCCAATTCTCTGACTGGGACCAGCTGGTTCCCTTCATAAACCTGCCCTTGGAGGGATTCCCACTGCACCTCCCCACACTCACACTGCACTTGTACGTGATGCCAAGCTCAAACAAGATCCCAATGTCTGCAGACAGGGAGCTGGACCTGACAAAACAGTCACCATCAAGCAAGCTGGGTAAGATGCCCATCACCTGGTACagaaagaaggaggagaaaaacaaaaagttaatatacttataaaaaaaatcttgatttttaaAGGCCATCAGGCACTTCCCTCACTCAACACAAGATCTCAGACCCAATCCCAATCCATATAAAAATGAGGAGAGAACAAATTCCAGTCAAAACCTTGCTCCCCTTATTGTCTTTCCATGGAGCATAACTGTGCCACCAAAGAACACTTAgtgacactgtgacactgaAGGAAGAAGCTGTAAACAGCCAGGGGCTGTGTCACCTACCCTTGGAGAAAAGGTCCAAGTTTGAGGATTTTTAGGCAGCCACGTGGCTCTCACTGTGTGAATGTTACTCAGCACctaaagtggggaaaaaagctaAGGTCAGTTTTTCTGGAAAGCCCTTTCAGAAAGTGCAGGGTTATCCCAGATGGATCCAACACTGCACACAACCAAGACAACTGGAAGAAAACTGCTGGATAatcagggttttgtttttacaaaaagctgctctgcacacacccaaaGGAACAGAGGATCAAGGGCACATGGAGGAATCTGCCCCTgacccagctgctccaggcccttcccaggAGACAGATTACCCCAGGAAACACTCATTGTCAGGAACACAAAGGAGCCAGGAGGCACAATGGCAGGTGGGGGACCCGAAATTAGGGACTCAGGGAACTGgagctcccacccagcccctcccaggccacccagcacagccccaggggcagggTGTGACTGTCACCTGAgtcaggagcagctccctgcctcaCCTCACTCTGTTCTGGGGCATCCTGGGGCTGCACCTGATTTACCAcgagaggaaagcagaggggagaaaccaaaggcagaaaaagggAGGGGTCCAAGTGCCTTGTGGAGCACCTTGGGTGGGAAGCTTGGCTTGCCTGGCCATGCCCAATGCCCATCAATGCAGTCTGGCCTGTTTATCATTCAGTTCCATTCTTCTGGGCGAGTGGGCTCAAACCAGACTCATCCGAGCATAAATTAAGCAGCTTGGGAGGTGTGTGTGTCTCTGAGACAGAGAGGAAGCAGAACCTGAAGGATGCTGGAAGCTCCAAACCTCCTGCAGTCCCTTTTTGGGAAGCAGACACGCTCCTTACCCGGCTGCCATCGAAGAGGCAGAGCCGTACGTGCCGGCTGAGGACGCGCACGCCGCTCCCAGGGGGAGGGATCATCTTGCAGCTGCATAAAGTGACAATCAGGGACACTCTGGTGGCTCTAGGATGGatctgaaacacagcagaaggaGGATTAAACCTACAGGCCCTTCTGCACGTGGTCTCATCTTGTGTTTGTGGATTGAGGTTATTCTCCCAACCACAAACCCAGTGAGAGGCCGCAGCAGGATTTCTTCACAAGCCTTTAGCTCTGCCCCAAGGATCTTTTAGAGACAGACAGAAGGTCCcagcagaagaaatatttgcaCCAGAAGTGGTGCAAATTAAGACATAATCACCAGCCAAAAGGAAAGAAGGCAAATAGAGTTTGTGTCCCCCTTAGCAGCAATGCTCACAGTATTTCTCTCAGAGTTCCACACCAAGTCTTTGAAAGCCAGCTGGGATGGAGTAAGCTTGGGTTGCAAGTAGTAACTTGCTCGAAATTCTTCACCTACAACAAGAGTAAATTTAAAAACTCTTCATTTTTCAAATTATCTTTATTGTGCCCAAAAGGACAACACCCAAAATTCATGTCCAGTTGAATGTTTGACTAAACAAAACCATGGAATTATCTGTCATGAGCACTGTCTGCTATTTGTGAGTGTTCTGAAGTACTTCATCTCAAAAGCACaataacttaattttaaaaagagattaaacAGCTTTAAACAGAAATACTAACAAAACATGAGATATCTTAATGTATTTGGTGAAGAGACtagaaaagacctttgagaaaaagggaagattaaaataaaatcaaaaaaatcagaatttcctGCAAAGTCAACAGGAACAAACTTCCAAAGAGGAAACTCTCTGAAATCACGAGGAAATTTGTCGGGATTTCACATTGATAAATTgaaatttaagggaaaaaaaaatcttttatacattttttaatgGGTCAAACATAGCCAGTTAGCCAATTAATTAAAATGGAGCAGTATGGATTGGGGTCCAGCAGGCTGGTGACAGGGTGAGAAAGCCTCCACAGAAACCTGAGAATCCTGCCAGGTGAGATCCCTACcttcctccaggagctggaaCAGCATGGATGGGCGAAACCCTGCAGGAACTGCCCCTGTGGTGGTCAGCACCTCCACTGTGTCATTCTagcaaaaacaaaggaaaaaagaaattactggtCCTGATATTTACCAGCAAAATTCATCCTAAATTACAGCTCTGTTTACAACCAGAAACTTGGGGTATCAGTCACCTCTTCTGAAGCATTTTTGTGGCATTTCTTGCTAccaaaaactcccaaaacaCAGGTGTTAATTAAGAACAATGGTCTTTGATATGAGGCACACTGTTTGGGAAAAGGCACAGATTTTCTACAAAATAATGAAGATTATGGCAGGTGAAGCTGCCCTGTAGGAGGGGCACCTACCTCTACAATGGCTCGGACAGCACTCCAGTGGGAATCTGTTCTGGAAGAAAATAGAGGGATTTATAATAAATCCTCACATGAACAAAAATTTAGCCACTTAATGTTGCTCTGTCtccaaagggcagcagcttcacAACCATATCTGAGGCATTccatttaccttttttttatttcagctccATCTGCTGTTTCATCCACCACTTCTATGTGTTCTTCTAACTCCTCCTggctttcttcctcttccttagGAACCTGGAATTCACATTAAAAATGGCAAAAGGCTTGATTTCTTCCCAGTTCTGTTCTTTAAAATGCCTTCTCCAACCACAGCCCGTATTAATGTCAGTTTAGAATAAATTAAGTAAGTTTAGAAAAGGagattttcaccctgtgatgaAGAAAATTTTCCCACATTTACATGGACTCCCATTTCAGATAAATTattaaaaccccaaatcaaGCCACAGCAGCTTGGAGTCTTCAGAGTTGATCTTTAAGTGACAAAGATTCTGACTTTGATATTCAGGAAACTTCTCTGCCACAACTTCCCAaggcacagaaatgctgcttttgatgGATACCTCCAGCCCCATGGACAAAACCATGGGGTTATTTCCAAATACCTGGCTTTATTTCCAAACAACACATGGCATTGTGGCCAGATCATTGATTATAGATCATTAATCTACACAAAAGAGCAGAGGTGAGGTCAGAGGTTGCAGCACACCCACCGCAAGGTAGGTCCTGGGAACGAGGCCTCTCTCCCCCTTGGAATTTTCAGCTACCCACCAGCCATCCTCCTTCTTGTCATGTATGAGCAGGATTTCACCTTTCTTTGGCATTGGAAAAAGAGACAGAGACAAAAAAACAGGcaaacatttaaatgaaaaaggacCTAACTCCAGTttctccccaaatcccacagctgGCTGAAGCCCAAAAGCACAGGATTTCATTATGGTTACTGCTTAACTCAGAGTGATCTGCAGTAAAAGCCCTTTGCAGAGAGATATTTACCACAAATGTGAGATCCCCTTCCTGCTGGGCATCAAAGTTCCCAACAGCAACACATTCTCTAACATTTGGATCATCCAACAACTTCTcctcatcttcttcttcttcttcagtgTCTTCCTCCTCACTTTCTTCATCTTCactctcctcctcttcttcattTCCCTCTTCTGCATGAGGGCCTTTCTGGTGTTCCTCACCCCTAcccaaaacaaatcaaactgTTTTTCAGTATCATTCCCACCAAACTTTCTGAAATGCTGTCAAGCCTCTGCAAGGACAATATTCAGAAACAGCACTTCCATTCCTCTGTTTTGCTCTCTGTCCTGAAGAAACTCCTCCAAACCTTATATTCCAGCCATGGAATATCCAGCACCCTGAGAAAATCCCAACAAGTCATAAATGACTTCATTCCTGAGCACTTTTTTATCCTTCTGTTATTTTTCAGCTAATTAAGGGGGTGAGATAATGATTTTTCAAGGTCCATTCCAGCcatcctttaaaaaaacagtAGCATTTGTATGTTTAAGCTACTCACCCTGGATAATTTCTTGTCACATTATCCTGATCCAAGACAAGAAGGagtttctgcagctgctgggagagtcTCAGCAacagcttttcttcctcttccttcctctggCTGTAATTCCCCACCGGCGCAGGCTCGTCAGCCTGGCAGAGAACCCAACAAATGCCCCAAACAATCAAAGTTCCCCAATAAATTGCTCAAAGAATCAAAGTCCCTCTATAAATTAAGTTTTTCAGACATGCCTTACAAGTTTTCCCCTTCCTGGGCTGCTGTCACACCCTCTTCAGTGACAATTTTCTTACCCTTTCACTCTGCCAAGATGAAATTCTCTGTTTTCACATGGGACTTGGACAAAATAAAGCACTgagtttttaaattataatggatataaaaaatataaattggaGAGATGACAGGCAGGGattgtgcagtgctgggcactgctttTGTGAGGCATCTAAAATggaacactgattttttttaaacgCTTTCCATAGTGAATTTTGGAGGAAACCACAAATTAATCTCCATACTTACTTTTTTCAAAGCACGGAGAGCCTTTGTATTCTCCTCCACCAATTCCTTCAGCTCTGTACATCTGCATTGAGAGCAAGACAGGCAGATGctattttcttaaaattctgACCCAAACCACACCTGCTGGCTGAAAGGTGTCATTTTAGGTGCTGTGTGTCCCTTCAGGTTGAGAAATCCAAGCCCAACCAGCAGCAATTgccagaatcccagaatagCTGGAACTGGGATGGACCTCTGGAtctcatccagtccaaccccaCTGCTCAGGGGGCAGGATCAcccagagcaggtgacacagggatgCATCCAGCTGGGTTTGGGATCTTTccagagaggggagggagactccacaccctccctgggcagctcttcCAATTCTCTGCCACCCTCACGTTggatttgtgttttaatttatgGCTATTTCTCCTCATGCCGTTGTTGGGAACACCGGAAAGAGCCTGGCACCATAACCTTGGAAATATTTATATGGATTGGTGAAGTCCCATctcagccttcccttctccagacCATCCTCAGCCCCAGAGGGCTGGgaaagagccagcctggacaACAGGAGCGGGAAGGGCAAGGAGAAAACTGTACGATTAGGAGAGAAAGGGCATGGAGGGAGCGAACACTGCTGAGGGCGCCAGAGGAGAGGGTGAGGGCAGTGCCGGGGCGCTGGGATCGAGGGATTGATTGGGCGCGGGATGGGGGCTCGGGATGGAGGGTCGGGATGGGGGTCCGGGATGGGGTTTGGAATGGGGGTCGGGATGAGGTTCGGGATGGGGGCTCGGGATAGGGGCTGCGGGATGGGGGTCGGGATCCCCTCACCTCAGCCGAAGGGGCTCCCGCTGCCCGGGGGCTGCGGCCTCGCTCTCCGCCCGCAGCGCCTCCACCTGCAACGGGACGGGGCGGTCAGGGCCAGGGGGGACGAGACACCCGGTATGGGGCAAGACACCCGGTATGGCACCGGCACCGGTACAACCCTGGTGCATCCCCGGGACCGGCCCCAGTACATCCCCGGTGCAGCCCCGGTACAAACCCGGTACGGCCCCGGTGCAGCCCCGGTACCTGTGCCCGCAGCTCCCGGCTCCGGCGCTGCACTCGCTGCAGCggcccccgcgcccgccgctcCGACATCGTCGCCGGGCaacggggcagccccggcgcCGTCGGATGACGagcccggggcggggccggaGCGCTCCACGGCCCGGCCCCCGCAGCCCCGAGCTCGGGAAGGTCCCTCgcacccccagcagcccccgCGGGGCCCATCTGGGGACAAACGATTTGTGATCCAAGCcacggaatcacagaataggtggggaaggcacctctggagaCCCCCCAGTCTGATGGCAGGATCGTTATGTTTGGGAAGGAGGTCCAAGATCAAGACCAAGCCTAAAGGGGCTCTGGGCAGTGCTTCCCCCCCGCCCGATCTGAGAACTCCATAATACGTCCGAAAACTAGCAGCCTGCAATGAATCCCCCAGCACTCCCGTCTCCTGGCATTCTCTAGCAATGGGAATAAGGAACTTGCTACAGCTACCTTCACAATTCCTTATCCAAAGTGCCAGGAGGAATTCTTACTCCTTTATTATTTCACTTGTTCATTCGCCCAGCCAAAGCATGAGCTCT
This window of the Ammospiza nelsoni isolate bAmmNel1 chromosome 3, bAmmNel1.pri, whole genome shotgun sequence genome carries:
- the NPHP1 gene encoding nephrocystin-1 — its product is MLGEVNVPGRDRRLDSIRGIAMGPAGAAGGARDLPELGAAGAGPWSAPAPPRARHPTAPGLPRCPATMSERRARGPLQRVQRRSRELRAQVEALRAESEAAAPGQREPLRLRCTELKELVEENTKALRALKKADEPAPVGNYSQRKEEEEKLLLRLSQQLQKLLLVLDQDNVTRNYPGGEEHQKGPHAEEGNEEEEESEDEESEEEDTEEEEEDEEKLLDDPNVRECVAVGNFDAQQEGDLTFVKGEILLIHDKKEDGWWVAENSKGERGLVPRTYLAVPKEEEESQEELEEHIEVVDETADGAEIKKRTDSHWSAVRAIVENDTVEVLTTTGAVPAGFRPSMLFQLLEEGEEFRASYYLQPKLTPSQLAFKDLVWNSERNTIHPRATRVSLIVTLCSCKMIPPPGSGVRVLSRHVRLCLFDGSRVLSNIHTVRATWLPKNPQTWTFSPRVMGILPSLLDGDCFVRSSSLSADIGILFELGITYKCSSTGERGELSCGWAFLKLFTSSGIPIPSKMHELVLSGGTPYERGVEVDPSISRRAGSGVFQQFMSLRKQPVLLVKVKSPSVHSKDILNFLPETLVGGMCYIHLLVFYRQILGDALLKDRMSMQSTDLICNPVLATFPQLLDQPDLMDALRSAWAEKERTLKRIEKRDQEFLKAAFVLVYHDSVFPLLFSTSLPSYRWAEEEVELSRWKVIHDFLKRSQEKDGALEYLLSSENTHRAFDISELAYDFLGEVRENNPGK